The following coding sequences are from one Mycoplasma tullyi window:
- a CDS encoding ABC transporter permease, translating to MFNLIKSVIRSFKKAKVALISLTFLIFLSSLTYSLLDNTNKNLESSYAYVNQKGNAADLVINEKYDFGTLQFDSQPSIVNPNVDLSNTNKVHIFLSPESITPYLNTIIDHDSANIYTNLISFDLNLNSNLSNQQKINLVQNEIVNASNRLRNQLQSDPNAKIDKILNEENIEFERYESLDVSEGDLQKKIVRTNSDYKVDKLVLYDGQMISNAGHNYQQIVDQFVKLKADYNQLRPEQIPGFIKDNQDLKSILTIVLTGINEKTNNANLAKFVDAAKKVVNNQPLDSNDQQRIREFINTETNPINNNWSINFQWKYQIVPLSIRLINPSSYFVIVSASNWKQDQELDGKMIFNDQEVIDQLMSLNGDAFMERFNMIDDRFKIHIDQTSYLILGTGVSPEFVYPIYSFTNFIPNPTSQRIYYVNDYGYSRLREAFSTNPIETNIVGRFKNRELTQAQRQAALDKINDWASINMAWPPNFKSAYFSNDLSNILNLTAARTTFIPSLLNTIKNTSLMLMAIIILLALMVGILIVKNYIDKNRQTLGILLANGFNKTKINLSMAIFSFIPSLIGGMAGYILGYILQKVAINAFSSFWFIPVELRQFSATALITSFFLPVVIFGFTSFLVSVYLMRKNVVDSLKNDSEYKVSKISVFVKKPISILSIMSRFRISIAFNSMWKLFLLCLLSSATMIVLIFSLSTLSVYDKAKNDTFTANNYKYYVDLATPTQQSGLIKFQEFKDLGKTDPVLPGWEDHKNYFLANSRTDPNQAGWDNLHIVGLSDIIDQSSKITYLKNYVQSKIGLDYLIGLGVLSANPWSLSSSLMPSNQAAASEKSYEIFLQAIANNVYPKLKTPADNDPSYYIKIVFDPQLNRNVYEINQDQALRGGVLKPEFIHFLVQQFENISNNTYGLVDYKITYNVIGLGAKTIGNIKDKESPKFAYTRIDVTTDNDQKFQIRGIKDWVKTTNLNDIDRDAYLGPILIDTNNKVINQELFAKTDENPLIINEYVAKNNNWKVGDTIDFTITNRVDRISDKLNIINHEEYLKNQKVKFKIIGISNAARDNDLYTSYDLANKLLGFSDFEIEHKLPFNGYYSDDLDAFERSTPLFSESGLLPSTSNFSVDNKQLQKIIRNSVLNFQSTRKLANPYDQLSSTRQAYVDDYKALLVALGDVKNLNDNSNNYQQWTELKADDSSVGDYIKKLVSVYGALPYNTMINFLYNSSSNRTIFENISKTSLTIQNVIVAMIVPIVTLIVILISNMLIDELKKIAIRMKALGFSDRAIIFSFLSIYIPVFIFGLLVGGPLSLILVNIYNLIILKSASIAIFTTISIFHVLGALTGVMGIFSISFFSNWYTLRRMKIAQEIKNY from the coding sequence GTGTTTAATTTAATTAAGAGTGTTATCCGATCTTTTAAAAAAGCTAAAGTTGCATTAATTAGTTTAACCTTTTTAATCTTTTTATCTTCTTTAACTTATTCATTATTAGATAACACGAATAAGAACCTAGAAAGCTCGTATGCTTATGTTAATCAAAAAGGTAATGCGGCTGATTTAGTCATTAATGAAAAATATGACTTTGGGACACTTCAATTTGATTCACAACCATCAATTGTTAATCCCAATGTAGATTTATCTAATACTAATAAGGTTCATATCTTCTTATCACCCGAGTCAATTACCCCGTATTTAAATACGATTATTGATCACGATAGTGCTAATATTTATACAAACTTAATTAGTTTTGATCTTAATTTAAATAGCAATCTATCTAATCAACAAAAAATCAATCTCGTTCAAAACGAGATTGTTAATGCTTCTAATCGATTAAGAAACCAATTACAATCTGATCCTAATGCTAAGATTGATAAGATCTTAAATGAAGAGAATATTGAGTTCGAACGATATGAATCACTGGATGTTAGTGAAGGTGATTTACAAAAGAAGATCGTTCGAACTAATAGCGATTATAAAGTCGATAAACTAGTTTTATATGATGGTCAGATGATTAGTAATGCTGGTCATAATTATCAACAGATTGTTGATCAATTTGTTAAATTAAAAGCTGATTATAATCAGCTTAGACCCGAACAAATCCCTGGCTTTATTAAGGATAATCAAGATTTAAAATCAATCTTAACTATAGTTTTAACTGGGATTAATGAAAAGACGAACAATGCTAATTTAGCTAAATTTGTTGATGCTGCTAAAAAGGTTGTTAACAACCAACCTTTAGATAGCAACGATCAACAAAGAATCCGAGAGTTTATTAATACTGAAACTAACCCAATTAATAATAATTGAAGTATTAATTTCCAATGGAAATATCAGATCGTTCCTTTAAGTATTAGATTAATTAATCCAAGTAGTTACTTTGTCATTGTTTCAGCGAGTAACTGAAAACAAGATCAAGAACTAGATGGAAAAATGATCTTTAATGATCAAGAAGTAATTGATCAATTAATGTCACTTAATGGTGATGCTTTCATGGAAAGATTTAATATGATTGATGATCGATTCAAGATTCATATCGATCAGACATCATATTTAATTCTTGGGACTGGAGTTAGCCCTGAATTTGTTTATCCAATTTATAGTTTTACGAACTTTATTCCCAACCCAACCAGTCAAAGAATTTATTACGTTAATGATTATGGGTATTCACGATTACGTGAAGCGTTTAGTACAAACCCGATTGAAACTAATATTGTTGGTCGATTTAAAAATCGTGAACTAACCCAAGCGCAACGTCAAGCAGCGCTTGATAAGATTAATGATTGAGCTTCAATCAACATGGCGTGGCCGCCTAACTTTAAATCGGCTTATTTTTCAAATGATTTAAGCAACATTTTAAATTTAACAGCGGCACGAACTACGTTTATTCCTTCTTTATTAAATACGATTAAAAACACGTCATTAATGCTGATGGCAATCATTATCTTATTGGCATTAATGGTGGGGATATTAATAGTTAAAAACTACATTGATAAGAACCGCCAAACCCTAGGTATCTTATTAGCCAACGGTTTTAACAAAACTAAGATTAATTTATCAATGGCAATCTTTAGTTTTATTCCCTCACTAATCGGAGGAATGGCTGGATATATCTTGGGATATATCTTACAAAAGGTAGCCATCAATGCGTTTAGTAGTTTCTGGTTTATTCCAGTTGAACTAAGACAGTTTAGTGCAACTGCTTTAATTACATCTTTCTTTTTACCTGTAGTTATCTTTGGGTTTACTAGCTTTTTAGTATCAGTTTATCTGATGCGAAAAAACGTTGTTGATTCATTAAAAAATGATAGTGAATACAAAGTAAGTAAGATTTCGGTTTTTGTTAAAAAACCAATATCGATTCTATCGATCATGAGTCGATTCAGAATCTCGATTGCTTTTAACTCAATGTGGAAGTTGTTCTTATTGTGTTTATTATCATCTGCCACAATGATTGTGTTGATCTTTTCTTTATCAACACTTAGTGTTTATGATAAAGCTAAAAATGATACTTTTACAGCTAACAACTATAAATACTATGTTGATTTGGCGACACCAACTCAACAATCAGGTTTAATTAAATTCCAAGAATTTAAAGATTTAGGTAAAACTGATCCAGTTTTACCAGGTTGAGAAGATCATAAGAATTATTTCTTGGCTAACTCTAGAACTGATCCAAACCAAGCAGGTTGAGACAACCTACATATCGTTGGTTTAAGCGATATTATTGACCAAAGTTCAAAGATTACGTATCTTAAGAACTATGTTCAATCTAAGATTGGTTTGGACTATTTAATCGGTCTAGGGGTGTTGAGTGCTAATCCTTGAAGTTTATCAAGTTCGTTGATGCCTTCTAACCAAGCAGCTGCTTCTGAAAAATCTTATGAGATTTTTCTACAAGCAATAGCTAACAATGTTTATCCTAAATTAAAAACACCAGCTGATAACGATCCAAGTTATTACATTAAGATCGTGTTTGATCCTCAACTAAACCGTAATGTGTATGAAATTAATCAAGATCAAGCATTACGTGGTGGGGTTTTAAAACCTGAATTTATTCATTTCTTGGTTCAACAATTTGAGAATATCTCAAACAACACTTACGGTTTAGTTGACTATAAGATCACGTATAACGTGATTGGTTTAGGTGCTAAAACAATTGGTAATATCAAAGACAAAGAATCACCTAAGTTCGCTTATACAAGAATCGATGTTACAACTGATAACGATCAAAAATTCCAAATTAGAGGAATTAAGGATTGAGTTAAAACAACTAATCTAAATGACATCGATCGCGATGCTTATTTAGGACCGATTTTAATTGATACTAACAACAAAGTTATTAACCAAGAATTGTTTGCTAAAACTGATGAAAACCCGTTAATTATTAACGAATACGTTGCCAAAAACAACAACTGAAAAGTTGGTGACACAATCGATTTCACGATTACTAATCGTGTTGATCGAATTTCGGATAAATTAAATATTATCAACCACGAAGAATATTTAAAAAACCAAAAAGTTAAGTTTAAGATAATTGGAATTTCAAATGCAGCCAGAGACAACGATCTATACACATCTTATGATTTAGCCAACAAACTTCTAGGTTTTAGTGATTTCGAAATAGAACACAAATTACCATTCAATGGTTACTACTCAGATGATTTAGATGCTTTTGAACGATCAACTCCTTTATTCTCAGAATCGGGTTTATTACCTTCAACATCTAACTTCTCAGTTGATAATAAACAATTACAAAAGATCATTCGTAATAGTGTTCTTAATTTCCAATCTACACGTAAATTAGCTAATCCCTATGATCAATTATCTAGTACAAGACAAGCTTATGTTGATGACTATAAAGCTTTATTAGTAGCACTAGGTGATGTTAAAAATCTTAATGATAATTCGAACAACTATCAACAATGAACTGAACTAAAAGCAGATGATTCATCTGTTGGGGATTACATTAAAAAACTAGTGAGTGTGTATGGTGCATTACCATACAACACGATGATTAACTTCTTATATAATAGTAGTTCTAATCGTACAATCTTTGAGAATATCTCAAAGACATCATTAACGATTCAAAATGTGATTGTTGCCATGATCGTACCAATCGTAACCTTGATCGTAATCTTGATCTCAAATATGTTGATTGATGAATTAAAAAAGATTGCGATCAGAATGAAAGCATTAGGCTTTTCTGATCGTGCCATCATCTTTTCATTCTTATCAATTTATATTCCGGTATTTATCTTTGGGTTATTGGTTGGTGGACCGTTATCGTTAATCTTGGTTAACATTTATAATTTAATCATTTTAAAATCAGCTTCAATTGCAATATTCACCACGATTAGCATCTTCCATGTATTAGGAGCACTAACTGGTGTTATGGGGATCTTCTCAATCTCATTCTTCTCAAACTGATACACATTAAGAAGAATGAAGATCGCTCAAGAGATTAAGAATTATTAA
- a CDS encoding ABC transporter ATP-binding protein — protein sequence MNAMSNFELTKQIEQVKIANDLDYLVLDWEQPTVNFVNNFGEFNSIYNSYINNVIYHMRQKTEAVSLLRPNFRIQVNNFCNNLLYLKQTLDNTYGKMFAYENYQTKQRQYLVKKFIDHVNELSNQLIYHINDFIFELKQKKRSVERKPFVRSMQEYEAILKQESLAIIEYFKKLENNISDDSYLDSSWIKKTEVSIKQREAKIKDFFKVLHLKNFAKVKLSNIYKKIDKFKQNLETAFWNLEVSKVEILNKPHKIKQTNPINPGFVIDLRGVTKYYSNGVTTTKVLKNVNLQIPWGEFVVILGPSGSGKTTLLNIISGMDRASSGITFVANKNLIGLSDTQLTKFRQDNIGYIFQQYGLLPNLNVKENIEVGAYLQRDASKRKDIDELLKSIGMYEQRNKLPTELSGGQQQRVSIARAIAKNPTVIFGDEPTGALDGEMTQVVLEEFVEINRKNRTTLIIVTHNPLIADIATMVIRVGDGTIKSVTRNENPKSVKEIEWD from the coding sequence ATGAATGCTATGTCGAATTTTGAGTTAACTAAACAGATAGAACAAGTAAAGATTGCCAATGATCTAGATTATCTTGTTCTAGATTGAGAACAACCTACAGTTAATTTTGTTAATAACTTTGGTGAGTTTAATAGTATCTATAACTCGTATATTAACAATGTGATTTATCACATGCGTCAAAAGACAGAAGCAGTTTCTTTATTAAGACCTAATTTTCGAATCCAAGTTAATAACTTTTGTAATAACTTGCTTTATTTAAAGCAAACACTAGATAATACTTATGGTAAGATGTTTGCTTATGAAAATTATCAAACCAAACAAAGACAATATTTAGTTAAGAAATTCATTGATCACGTTAATGAGCTAAGTAATCAATTAATTTATCACATTAATGATTTTATCTTTGAACTTAAGCAAAAGAAAAGATCGGTTGAAAGGAAACCATTTGTTAGAAGTATGCAAGAATACGAAGCGATTCTTAAACAAGAATCGCTTGCAATTATTGAATACTTCAAGAAGTTAGAGAATAATATTTCAGACGATAGTTATCTAGATTCTAGTTGGATTAAAAAGACCGAAGTTTCAATTAAGCAAAGAGAAGCTAAGATTAAAGACTTTTTTAAAGTCTTACATTTAAAGAACTTTGCAAAAGTTAAGTTATCAAATATCTATAAAAAGATCGATAAGTTTAAGCAAAATTTAGAAACTGCGTTTTGAAATCTAGAGGTTAGTAAAGTTGAGATCTTAAATAAACCTCATAAGATTAAACAAACCAACCCGATTAACCCTGGGTTTGTTATTGATCTTAGAGGTGTGACGAAATATTACTCTAATGGAGTGACGACTACCAAAGTTTTAAAAAATGTGAACTTGCAAATTCCGTGAGGGGAGTTTGTTGTGATCTTAGGTCCGTCTGGTAGTGGTAAAACAACCTTATTAAATATTATCTCGGGAATGGACCGCGCAAGTAGTGGGATTACTTTTGTTGCCAACAAAAATTTAATTGGGTTGTCTGATACCCAATTAACCAAATTTAGACAAGATAATATCGGTTATATTTTCCAACAATATGGGTTGTTGCCAAACTTAAACGTTAAAGAAAATATTGAAGTAGGGGCATACTTGCAACGCGATGCTTCTAAACGTAAAGATATTGACGAATTATTAAAAAGCATCGGGATGTACGAACAACGCAATAAGTTGCCTACTGAACTTTCAGGGGGGCAACAACAACGTGTTTCGATTGCAAGAGCGATTGCTAAAAACCCAACCGTTATCTTTGGAGATGAACCTACAGGTGCATTAGATGGTGAAATGACTCAAGTTGTTCTAGAAGAATTCGTAGAAATTAATAGAAAAAATAGAACAACATTAATTATTGTTACTCATAACCCATTGATAGCTGATATAGCAACAATGGTGATAAGAGTGGGTGATGGAACGATTAAATCAGTTACTCGAAACGAAAACCCGAAATCGGTTAAAGAGATAGAATGGGATTAG